The Macrobrachium rosenbergii isolate ZJJX-2024 chromosome 18, ASM4041242v1, whole genome shotgun sequence genome has a window encoding:
- the LOC136848032 gene encoding uncharacterized protein isoform X3 — protein sequence MLMENGGYEESSADDHPVVSPMVPALTTSSASCRCEEEQVQCACKKQSHQPKQKIELQSSSQAKVYFLIGITGAFVLWGAIYFTLLALGYV from the exons ATGGAGAATGGGGGATATGAGGAATCTTCTGCTGATGATCATCCAGTTGTTTCACCGATGGTCCCG gcACTAACTACGTCCAGTGCTTCTTGTCGATGTGAAGAGGAGCAAGTCCAGTGTGCCTGCAAAAAACAGTCACATCAGCCAAAGCAAAAG attgAGCTGCAGTCTTCAAGCCAGGCTAAAGTTTACTTTTTAATCGGGATTACCGGAGCATTTGTTCTCTGGGGCGCTATCTACTTCACCTTACTTGCCCTCGGTTACGTCTAA
- the LOC136848032 gene encoding uncharacterized protein isoform X1: MIATVSCKEKTPNEGNLCRGPSLEMHNVATTISSIVAERVEGDPSPNKRLEVCTNCQHLYKNCEVVLTPASLCYSHLPEKESSKKDVKKFHPSSPLKPWKARRYEGICRWDEAKQVCTCGATDHHPRTTRARFLGPRFKKMLLIGAACLPFIFLIAYLVLTYI, from the exons ATGATAGCCACAGTATCTTGCAAGGAGAAGACTCCAAATGAAGGAAATCTTTGCCGTGGACCAAGTCTGGAGATGCACAATGTTGCAACGACAATCAGCAGCATTGTTGCAGAAAGAGTTGAAGGCGATCCGTCCCCTAACAAG AGATTGGAGGTCTGCACAAATTGCCAACATTTGTATAAAAACTGTGAAGTGGTTCTTACTCCTGCCTCCCTCTGCTACAGCCATCTTCCAGAGAAAGAGTCTTCTAAGAAAGATGTTAAGAAGTTCCATCCCTCTTCACCACTAAAGCCTTGGAAAGCCCGCAG GTATGAAGGCATCTGCCGTTGGGATGAAGCGAAGCAAGTGTGCACCTGCGGCGCCACAGACCACCACCCGCGGACGACAAGAGCAAGATTCCTGGGGCCACGTTTCAAGAAGATGCTCTTGATTGGTGCTGCTTGtctaccatttatttttcttattgcctATTTAGTTCTGACTTACATCTAG
- the LOC136848034 gene encoding vacuolar protein sorting-associated protein 33B-like isoform X1 — protein MSRSGSLGLDVEILRRLSSDRLVRVLEDAPGAKDLIIDGELMKMLDRIAGATLLRKHGVQKMYRLERLPPPIQSSQRVYVVRPTLVTMKYVADHVHADRQTHPEIRVHVVVVPRITTWVTSLVEEEGLFGVITMHEFTPDFIPLDDDLLSLEMNSFFRDAFLDGDYSACLSIARALQTLQGLYGNIPNVVAHGRASKAVLNALDILTEQGSPTKSNRTPDIGHLFVFDRDADYVTPLLSQLTYEGALDEYFGIHAGVVEFPEVVVGKDAARKVPLNSKDTIYDNIRNRHFAGVSSYLITRAREVKAKKDQAQNMTTAEMKDFVANELRTLQSLQKTLQLHLSACEEITKQMRRDFDTLLKTEHGLVTGASNTNEVQTFLKNCIARMLPVTANLRLLCLYSLTQDGFSRRDYETISTELMNAYGHKQLITLYNLRQLGLVSYSDSTLNIVTGASSNTSNAPLQGRLAQVTSLIPKKDSGWKAASKRLRLIPDADKPVDLHNPTDMSYVFNGAYTPVIPKVVGDVLSGRSNQSLADTLKVLPGTSVLRSASPGSGVVPRVALVLVLGGLTFAEIAAFRLLALTSSTRIILASTSTTTGAELISAVVEN, from the exons GAAACATGGTGTTCAGAAGATGTATCGCTTGGAACGACTCCCTCCTCCCATTCAAAGTTCTCAGAGAGTCTATGTTGTGAGACCAACATTAGTCACTATGAAATATGTTGCTGATCATGTTCATGCTGATAGGCAAACTCATCCAGAAATAAG GGTACACGTAGTTGTCGTACCTAGAATCACTACTTGGGTTACTAGTCTGGTTGAAGAGGAAGGACTCTTTGGAGTTATTACTATGCATGAATTCACACCAGACTTCATTCCATTGGATGATGATTTACTTTCTCTTGAAATGAACAGCTTCTTTAG aGATGCTTTTCTGGATGGGGATTACTCGGCCTGTTTGAGTATTGCTCGAGCACTTCAGACTCTTCAGGGGCTTTATGGAAATATTCCAAATGTTGTAGCACATGGAAGAGCATCTAAAGCAGTTCTTAATGCCCTTGATATCCTGACAGAGCAAGGTTCACCAACAAAGTCAAATCGT ACCCCAGATATCGGACACCTTTTCGTGTTTGATCGCGATGCTGATTACGTCACACCACTACTGTCACAATTAACTTACGAAGGGGCGTTAGACGAGTACTTTGGTATTCACGCAGGAGTTGTGGAGTTTCCTGAAGTGGTAGTTGGAAAAGACGCGGCTCGCAAAGTACCCTTGAACAGCAAAGACACAATCTATGACAACATAAGAAACAGGCACTTTGCTGGCGTTTCGAGCTACCTCATAACAAGAGCTCGAGAAGTAAAGGCCAAGAAAGATCAGGCGCAAAACATGACCACTGCAGAAATGAAAGATTTTGTTGCAAATGAACTTCGCACCTTGCAGTCACTGCAGAAAACTTTGCAGTTACATTTAAGCGCGTGTGAGGAAATTACCAAACAGATGCGACGTGATTTTGACACACTGCTTAAAACTGAGCATGGACTTGTTACAGGAGCAAGTAATACTAATGAAGTTCAAACATTCCTTAAAAACTGCATTGCAAGGATGCTTCCCGTAACAGCTAATTTACGTCTTTTGTGTCTTTATTCATTAACTCAGGATGGCTTTTCCCGTCGGGATTATGAAACTATTAGCACTGAATTAATGAATGCGTATGGCCATAAGCAACTCATAACCCTCTATAACCTTCGCCAGCTTGGCTTAGTATCTTACTCTGATAGCACCCTAAATATTGTTACTGGTGCCAGCAGTAATACCAGTAATGCTCCTTTACAAGGAAGACTAGCCCAGGTGACATCATTAATTCCTAAAAAGGATTCAGGATGGAAAGCAGCATCCAAACGTCTACGTCTTATACCAGATGCCGATAAGCCCGTAGATTTACATAACCCTACTGACATGAGCTATGTGTTCAACGGTGCTTACACTCCTGTTATCCCAAAGGTGGTTGGAGATGTGCTATCTGGACGTAGCAACCAGTCCCTTGCAGATACTTTGAAGGTTCTCCCTGGAACATCTGTGTTACGAAGTGCTTCACCAGGATCTGGTGTTGTTCCAAGAGTTGCATTAGTGTTGGTGCTAGGTGGATTAACTTTCGCTGAAATTGCTGCTTTTAGACTGCTTGCTCTCACCTCAAGTACTAGGATCATCTTGGCTTCCACAAGCACTACAACTGGTGCAGAATTAATCAGTGCAGTTGTAGAGaattaa
- the LOC136848034 gene encoding vacuolar protein sorting-associated protein 33B-like isoform X2, with product MELNLSPVVTVISCLPTVSTNNTTVIRNFSLTLSGKHGVQKMYRLERLPPPIQSSQRVYVVRPTLVTMKYVADHVHADRQTHPEIRVHVVVVPRITTWVTSLVEEEGLFGVITMHEFTPDFIPLDDDLLSLEMNSFFRDAFLDGDYSACLSIARALQTLQGLYGNIPNVVAHGRASKAVLNALDILTEQGSPTKSNRTPDIGHLFVFDRDADYVTPLLSQLTYEGALDEYFGIHAGVVEFPEVVVGKDAARKVPLNSKDTIYDNIRNRHFAGVSSYLITRAREVKAKKDQAQNMTTAEMKDFVANELRTLQSLQKTLQLHLSACEEITKQMRRDFDTLLKTEHGLVTGASNTNEVQTFLKNCIARMLPVTANLRLLCLYSLTQDGFSRRDYETISTELMNAYGHKQLITLYNLRQLGLVSYSDSTLNIVTGASSNTSNAPLQGRLAQVTSLIPKKDSGWKAASKRLRLIPDADKPVDLHNPTDMSYVFNGAYTPVIPKVVGDVLSGRSNQSLADTLKVLPGTSVLRSASPGSGVVPRVALVLVLGGLTFAEIAAFRLLALTSSTRIILASTSTTTGAELISAVVEN from the exons GAAACATGGTGTTCAGAAGATGTATCGCTTGGAACGACTCCCTCCTCCCATTCAAAGTTCTCAGAGAGTCTATGTTGTGAGACCAACATTAGTCACTATGAAATATGTTGCTGATCATGTTCATGCTGATAGGCAAACTCATCCAGAAATAAG GGTACACGTAGTTGTCGTACCTAGAATCACTACTTGGGTTACTAGTCTGGTTGAAGAGGAAGGACTCTTTGGAGTTATTACTATGCATGAATTCACACCAGACTTCATTCCATTGGATGATGATTTACTTTCTCTTGAAATGAACAGCTTCTTTAG aGATGCTTTTCTGGATGGGGATTACTCGGCCTGTTTGAGTATTGCTCGAGCACTTCAGACTCTTCAGGGGCTTTATGGAAATATTCCAAATGTTGTAGCACATGGAAGAGCATCTAAAGCAGTTCTTAATGCCCTTGATATCCTGACAGAGCAAGGTTCACCAACAAAGTCAAATCGT ACCCCAGATATCGGACACCTTTTCGTGTTTGATCGCGATGCTGATTACGTCACACCACTACTGTCACAATTAACTTACGAAGGGGCGTTAGACGAGTACTTTGGTATTCACGCAGGAGTTGTGGAGTTTCCTGAAGTGGTAGTTGGAAAAGACGCGGCTCGCAAAGTACCCTTGAACAGCAAAGACACAATCTATGACAACATAAGAAACAGGCACTTTGCTGGCGTTTCGAGCTACCTCATAACAAGAGCTCGAGAAGTAAAGGCCAAGAAAGATCAGGCGCAAAACATGACCACTGCAGAAATGAAAGATTTTGTTGCAAATGAACTTCGCACCTTGCAGTCACTGCAGAAAACTTTGCAGTTACATTTAAGCGCGTGTGAGGAAATTACCAAACAGATGCGACGTGATTTTGACACACTGCTTAAAACTGAGCATGGACTTGTTACAGGAGCAAGTAATACTAATGAAGTTCAAACATTCCTTAAAAACTGCATTGCAAGGATGCTTCCCGTAACAGCTAATTTACGTCTTTTGTGTCTTTATTCATTAACTCAGGATGGCTTTTCCCGTCGGGATTATGAAACTATTAGCACTGAATTAATGAATGCGTATGGCCATAAGCAACTCATAACCCTCTATAACCTTCGCCAGCTTGGCTTAGTATCTTACTCTGATAGCACCCTAAATATTGTTACTGGTGCCAGCAGTAATACCAGTAATGCTCCTTTACAAGGAAGACTAGCCCAGGTGACATCATTAATTCCTAAAAAGGATTCAGGATGGAAAGCAGCATCCAAACGTCTACGTCTTATACCAGATGCCGATAAGCCCGTAGATTTACATAACCCTACTGACATGAGCTATGTGTTCAACGGTGCTTACACTCCTGTTATCCCAAAGGTGGTTGGAGATGTGCTATCTGGACGTAGCAACCAGTCCCTTGCAGATACTTTGAAGGTTCTCCCTGGAACATCTGTGTTACGAAGTGCTTCACCAGGATCTGGTGTTGTTCCAAGAGTTGCATTAGTGTTGGTGCTAGGTGGATTAACTTTCGCTGAAATTGCTGCTTTTAGACTGCTTGCTCTCACCTCAAGTACTAGGATCATCTTGGCTTCCACAAGCACTACAACTGGTGCAGAATTAATCAGTGCAGTTGTAGAGaattaa